Proteins encoded in a region of the Xylocopa sonorina isolate GNS202 chromosome 11, iyXylSono1_principal, whole genome shotgun sequence genome:
- the LOC143429057 gene encoding uncharacterized protein LOC143429057, which translates to MGNLRGFLVIIGITCMCICGGKTECGSRAQISVLTSIHDDPSCKKLSARGVLLYEAAKLLAEIHNNKTSGHDIEVTVVDTCGSIAGSLKAAMKALVEADMNCLQPPYYLGIIGPDSATNAEAVQKITSVLKVPHIVRRESSSPYLHHLLKETDSYLVQGTLKVIEELKWKSFSLVANADEDREDDAQNIAKKLTISAIQKGLCVLVSDGDDDDLTTHIVHIGIPENGLFGKSVNATILVVSEGRLEEYLNRINTTNNILLLEDSRNEFAGLEARVEKSKWWPNKDSSKYDTEELAEVRWLENAIKVYTRALDTLCKKKKCKNPVNVVDWNNVLSNVIADRIKELLSAVSSLELSMKAKASELQTIGTITIHKNKVRLRWGNDEDDDGGDDNDDDDNGDGDKGHRKDDAGDKGEMPKAFVKLIVKEKGTRTDCATTPKEIKLLHEDDDDAAQVLVSEVDNSEWWTMVGTVSGVGVAMFVVGILAVYIVWTNIRGPSAPKNARIERDTSLRRMGSDREPPVRNQRHARALQRRDSNRSIRSTISEKSV; encoded by the exons aTGGGCAATCTGCGAGGTTTCCTGGTGATTATCGGCATAACCTGCATGTGTATCTGCGGAGGGAAAACCGAATGCGGAAGTCGCGCCCAGATTTCGGTACTGACCAGCATCCATGACGATCCGTCTTGCAAGAAGCTCTCAGCCAGAGGCGTACTGTTATACGAAGCTGCAAAACTACTCGCGGAGATCCACAACAACAAGACAAGCGGCCACGACATCG AGGTGACTGTTGTGGATACGTGCGGCAGCATAGCTGGCTCCCTGAAAGCGGCGATGAAGGCTCTCGTGGAGGCAGACATGAACTGTTTACAACCACCTTATTACCTAG GAATTATTGGCCCGGACAGTGCGACAAATGCGGAAGCCGTACAGAAGATAACTTCAGTGCTGAAAGTACCGCACATCGTGAGACGAGAATCGAGTTCCCCGTACCTTCATCATCTCCTGAAGGAAACCGACTCTTATCTGGTCCAG GGAACATTGAAAGTGATAGAAGAACTGAAGTGGAAGTCGTTCTCACTGGTGGCGAACGCCGACGAGGATAGAGAAGACGATGCTCAAAACATCGCTAAAAAACTAACGATATCTGCGATACAGAAGGGTCTCTGCGTTTTGGTCTCCGACGGTGATGATGACG ATTTAACTACGCATATCGTCCACATTGGAATACCGGAGAACGGACTCTTTGGTAAATCCGTGAACGCGACCATTCTAGTAGTAAGCGAGGGACGTCTCGAGGAATATCTGAACCGCATAAACACAACGAATAATATACTGCTCCTAGAGGATTCCAG GAATGAGTTCGCGGGGTTGGAGGCACGAGTCGAGAAATCGAAATGGTGGCCCAACAAGGACAGTAGCAAGTACGATACCGAGGAATTGGCGGAAGTCAGATGGCTCGAGAACGCGATAAAGGTGTACACGAGGGCATTGGACACGCTGTG TAAAAAGAAAAAGTGCAAGAACCCGGTGAACGTCGTGGACTGGAACAACGTTCTGTCGAACGTTATCGCGGATCGCATCAAGGAATTGCTATCAGCCGTTTCATCGCTCGAACTGTCGATGAAAGCGAAGGCATCAGAACTGCAGACTATCGGCACGATCACCATCCACAAGAACAAAGTGAGGCTACGCTGGGGTAACGACGAGGATGATGACGGAGGCgatgacaacgacgacgacgacaacggcgACGGCGACAAAGGCCACCGGAAAGATGACGCGGGTGATAAAGGCGAGATGCCCAAAGCCTTCGTGAAGTTAATCGTGAAGGAAAAGGGGACTCGAACCGATTGCGCTACCACGCCTAAGGAAATCAAGCTGCTGCatgaggacgacgacgacgccgccCAAGTCCTCGTCTCCGAGGTGGATAACAGCGAGTGGTGGACCATG GTTGGCACAGTGAGCGGCGTTGGAGTGGCCATGTTTGTCGTCGGAATTCTGGCTGTTTACATAGTCTGGACGAACATTCGAGGGCCGTCCGCACCGAAGAACGCTCGCATCGAGAGGGACACAAGTTTGAGAAGAATGGGCAGCGATAGAGAACCACCTGTCCGCAACCAAAGGCACGCCCGCGCCTTGCAGAGAAGAGACAGCAACAGGAGCATCAGGAGCACCATTTCCGAGAAGAGCGTTTGA